DNA from Triticum aestivum cultivar Chinese Spring chromosome 7D, IWGSC CS RefSeq v2.1, whole genome shotgun sequence:
GAAGACGGGTTAAGAAAAAGGAAACACACATCATCTATTTTGTCGGCACATAAATTATGAGGTATTTTGGCCAACTGCCATATTGGCACCAGAAATCAGCTAATTTAACAGATAGGCTATCTCTTAGGGCATTTCTTCCTCGAGCATAATCCTGGTAACTCCGgagcaaagaagaagaaaatgcaTTTGTTCTGTAGTTATAACATCAAACACTGCAATTATATTAAAGACAACTGTCGCGTCATCTAGTGAGACAAGTGATATGCTTAACAGCACTACTAGCAAAGACGAGTGTCGCGTCATCGCTAGGATCAACTCTAGAATTAAACCAATATTATCCTATTGTTTAGTTGGGGAAAATCTAGGCTTCTCGCTCCTTTGCACAACACTGAAGTTCCAAAAATCAAAATGAGGAAGGATTTTATAGTGATCAGGAATGGAGTGTTTGTGGTAATTGTCACATAATCGTTTTTTCTTATGGTCCTTGTAAAGACAAGTAACATGTCATCTTTATGAGGCAGGCAACATAAACCAAATTGGAAGCGTATCATGAGGTGTCTAGTTTCATCTAGCACACGAATACAAGACATGTACAACACTTTAGTAAATAATTGATAACTATAGTCAGTTTGCATTCTTGGGGAACATCTAGGCTTCACTCAAATTTGCATGATGCCAACATTTCAAAAATGAAATGAACAATTGACAGCCAACACATTATAGTTTTCATGTTTCCAACTTCTGAATGATAAAAAGATGCCGTTTAACTTCACCAAAGTGTAACATTGATTTCAAGATGATTAGCTCAAAACAACAACAAAACATAAATCTATTGTCAAGTAGCAACATATAAAGATAGCCAGCATATAATACTATTACTGCCGTTAAAATGACAAGCAGAGACTGTACCAGGCAAGGAAGACAACGTTCAAGCTATGGCGCTGCCTCCTATGGCTCCTTGCTGCTCCGAAAGTCACGCTTGAGTTCGGTGACCCTCTTCATGCACCCGGCCTTTGTCTTCCCAGGCACTGCTGCGGCCACCTTCTCCCACCTCATTGCCGTGTCCTTAGGGAACTCCTTGAGCGCGTTCAGCAGAGAACGGTCCTCGCCAGCACTCCAACCACCGTCCCCTCCTCCAGCATTGCCACCTGTGTCAGCGTCAGCGGCCCCGGCCCTTGGGTCCAGCGGCTTTCGCTTGCGCAGGAACTGCTCAAACGAGCCACCAGCCGCCGCGGCGCCGCCTGACTTTGCTGCGCGGATGACGCTCTCCGGCGTGCGGCGGCCGCCGAACACTGTGGCGATCTTCTCCCAGCGTTGGGGCTCTCCTGCCGGGTGCTTCAGCATCTGCCGCCGGAGAAGCTCCATTTCTTGGTCGGTCCACTCGCCAACCTCCTCCCTCTCCACGCCGTCCAGAACAGCGGTCCCCGCACCCATCGCCTCCTGCCGCCGTGGAGGCGGCTGGACGGGAGGAGCGACCGGATCTGACGACTttgggggcggcggggcggcgttcTGGCGGCGACCCCGGCGGGAGGGGGCGATGGGGTCCGGGGTGGGCTCCTGGGACGGTTCCTGGTCGGGGAGGAGGCTGCCGCGGCCGACGGAGATGTCGCCGCCGGTGGCGGAGGATGGCGCGAAGGGGGCGAGGAGCAGCGAGGATGCGATCCAAACGAGAATGGAGGCGAAGACCTGGTAGGCCGAGTCGAGGGAGTAGGCTGCGGCGAGGAGGAGCACGGCTGCAGCGGCGCAGGCGGCGACGTGGGGGAGAGAGCGGGACGCGGGATTCGCAGTGGGGGATGAGGAATTGGCGGCGGCATCGGCGCGGGAGTGGACGACGCGCGCGCGCGGCTGGGAGTCCCAGTCGTCGTCGATGAACTCCAtagccggcggcggcgaggtcgaggcccGCCGAAGGCGAGGCGGAGCGACGATGCGAGATTCGGAGTAGCAGTTTCAGAACATCTACAACAGAACCCCCGATTTCCTCGGGAAAATTGATTTTAACCCACCTTCGTCATGTTTAACAAAgttgttagagcaactccaacgcgccatCCCAAAACGGACGGCGCTTTTGTTCGTTTGGATCGGCCGCCCGCTCGGCATCCTCTTCATTTAAGATTTGGATCTGCAGTGTGCCCAACTCACCGATCCATTTCATGTCCGCACGCAAATGTTGAAAAAGGCCCGCGGCCATAGTTCATGCGAGCGGCCATGTCGTCGCCCGAAGTTCATGtcggcaccatgccagcgccggcatacaatgcTAGCTTCAGAAAACACCACACAGTTTGGCTGGCGCACTTgccagcggccggcacacatgccagcacacaaaaaggggCGGGAGTTCGACTACGTCATCACGGATGTGGTCATGCCAACACATTTGTCGGCATACAAAAGAGGATGACGCTTGCCGCCATAGGTCACTCGTCGTCGAATTTAAGCAATGTCggtctgcatcttctcgaaccacggcctcttccttggcgacacggtgttgagatccaccttcatgatctccatcccggtcatcatgctcgcgagagccacttctttcgctttggtcttgatgaggacatgacaacCATTTATATATCATTGGTCATCAAAGGAGAAGTCATAATATTTCGTGTCAAACTAACACATTGCCAAgagaacgctaacttaagtttatACTATAATCTTGAACACATGGCTGCACTTTCAtctcctttgttgttggttgaactcaggtgcaatatcgaagaaggccaaacacatttcagtccgtgcaaaacaatgttttatgaAACAATGTTTTGCACGAGTTTGGATATCCCAACTTGCGAAAGGTTTCCAGAAGTCGAGTTTTCTActgaaggaaacattgttcgaccccagtgaacaatgtttggtcgggaactaccaaccacctccaacgagagtttcccgaagctacctcattaagtcttGAAGCCATTTAGTCAAACAAAGCTGGTTCACTTTCACACCTAAGCTGGTTCCAGAAGCTAGTTCTCTTTCACACCTATCAAGGGGGTTGTCCTGATTATAAATAGTCTAGCTTTTCCCTTCgttggggacttttgccatttctatcaaagaccaaagacatagactcctcctgagattgaagagctcttgttatccttattctcgtgattccttgaaaaattgctcctaattcgtgctccacgactagatcatgttgtgtggattagagttcgtggtttcccttgcggattgcacctatcccgtgctccacaacttgagcgtggttgtgtggggtagtattgcgggttgtggatcggcgaatgttcggattgcaagcttcggtgagcctcctcctcgtcgggtcataatctcttattttccattttccggttgcttgcagctagttatccccatccatTTATCGATCCTACGCCGTGAAGATCGAACCTCCCCTTGTACTCCCTCTTCTTCGAAGACGGGGTCGCATCatctggtattcagagcaaggtttaCACGATAGGATCTGTATCCTTTTAGCTAGATCTATCCTTTTTAGTTTGGTTTTTCCCCGTCCTAGAGTCCAAAGccaaaaagccacacaaaaaatccAAGGAGATCTAGTTGTTTGCTTTCCTCTTTGTGTTTGCACCAAGTTCTATCCAAAGTTGCTGATGTTTTATTTGAGTATTGTTGGATCTTTTGTGctgcaaaaaaagagagagagaaagaaaaggagtgaaaaaaagcaaaaaaagagaGGGGAAAAGagcaaaaaagagaagagaaagtgtTGAGCAAGTGTGCAACCATTTTCAGTTGGGTGAGAAATTTCAAAAGTTGTAGTGGCAAGTGTTGCAGCTCAAATGTGGTGCAAGGATCTACAAAtttttcttgttcatttggttTGCATCGATTGGATCTCAGCACTAGCCCTCCCTTTTTACCCCACCTGGATCCACCTAGAAACCGTcagcttccttcctttcattcGCTTGTCCACTCCTGATTTGCTACTTCCGCACAGCCGCCAAGGAATCATTAGAATTTGGGTAAGCACGAAGGTGAGCTGAGTGTTTTccacatatatttttcttttgtCCACTGGTTTCCAAGAGTTAACATGACAGGATCCAACTCGAGTGTACATGGACATCAACATGTGGAAGATGATCTCCCAAAAACTCGCGCAACACGTGGTGATATGATTGAGGAGAGTATAGTTGCAGCTATGCGAAGGATGTTCGGTGGTCGTCTTCCTATCGCGGGTAATGGGGATCAACATCAACACAGCCCCGCTGCCTTGCTGGCTGCCGACAACCGGCAACGTCAAGGAAACAACGATCGCCATGTTGGTCGTGGAAGAGAGGCAGGAGTTGCTGCCCACGGTGCCCCTGCTGTTGGTGTTGAAGGAGGCATGGCGACTTTGCTGCCCCCCGTGGGGGTGGGCTGCATGGAGGAGAAGCTCGCGGGCGAGGCCATGACCCCCGCGGGTTTGCTGTTGATCACCGGCGACGAGCGGCACATGATGGTGATGCCATATTCCTTGAAGATCTCTCCGAGCATGGTAACGAAGATGAAGGCATGGGGGATTTTGAACCCTACTCCCCACCTTGCCGTGGTGCTGCTTTTGGTCGCAATGGTCATCATTATGACCGTCGTGATTAGGATGACCGTGACAACCAAGTGAGAGTGAAGCTATATGTACCATCATTCATGGGAAAAGAGGACTCGGATGCATATATTGAGTGGGAAGAGAAGTGTGATCAAATCTTTCGCATCCATGGTTTTTCTGAAGCCAAGAGAGTTGATCTTGCTGTTATGGAGTTCTCTGGTTATGCTCTTACATGGTGGAATCAGCTGCAAGACGATCGGTTGATGTCGGGCAATAATCATATCCGCAGCTGGACTTTTATGAAGGAAGTCATGAGGCGCCGTTTTGTTCCATCATACTATGAGAGGCATTTGTACAAGCGGTTGCAGGGGCTCACTCAAggttctgatacgtccattttgcatcatgcttttatatcgatatttattgcattatgggctgttattacacattatgtcacaatacttatgcctattctctcttattttacaaggtttgcataaggagggagaatgccggcagctggaattctgggctggaaaaggagcaaatattagagacctattctgcacaactccaaaagtcctgaaactccacgaaagttatttttggaaataataaaaaatactggaagaagaatccatgtcaggggggcctccacctgtccacgagggtggggggcgcccccctgcctcgtgggccccctgttggccctccggtggccatcttctactatatgaagtctttcgcctgaagaaaaataataagcaagctttcgggacgagactccaccgccacgaggcggaaccttggcggaaccaatctagggctctggcagagctgttctgccggggacacttccctccgggagggggaaatcatcgccatcgtcatcaccaacgctcctctcatcgggagagggcaatctccatcaacatcttcaccagcaccatctcctctcaaaccctagttcatctcttgtatccaattcttgtctcaagtctgggattggtacctgtaggttgctagtagtgttgattactccttgtagttgatgctagttggtttatttggtggaagatcatatgttcagatcctttatgcatattaatactcctctgattatgaacatgaatatgctttgtgagtagttatgtttgttcctgaggacatgggagaagtcttgctattagtagtcgtgtgaatttggtattcgttcgatattttgatgagatgtatgttgtctctcctctagtggtgttatgtgaacatcgactacatgacacttcaccattatttgggcctagaggaaggcattgggaagtaataagtagatgatgggttgctagagtgacaaaatcttaaacactagtttatgcgttgcttcgtaaggggctgatttggatccacatgtttcatgctatggttaggtttaccttaatacttcttttgtagttgcggatgcttgcaataggggttaatcataagtgggatgcttttccaagtaaggacagtacccaagcaccggtccacccacatatcaaattatcaaagtaccgaacgcaaatcatatgaacgtgatgaaaactagcttgacgataattcccatgtgtcctcgggagcgcttttctctatataagagtttgtccaggcttgtcctttgctacaaaaaggattgggccaccttgctgcactttatttacttttgttacttgtggctcgttacaaattatcttatcacaaaactatctgttacctactatttcagtgcttgcagaaaatgccttgctgaaaaccgcttatcatttccttctgatcctcgttgggttcgacactcttacttatcgaaaggactacgatagatcccctatacttgtgggtcatcaagactcttttctggcgccgttgccggggagtgaagcgcctttggtaggtggaatttggtaaggaaaaatttatatagtgtgctgaaatttactgtcacttgttactatggaaagtaatcctctgaggggcttgttcggggtatcttcaccccgaccagtagagcaaagagttgctcttcaacctactgaacctactgaaaatgaaaatgtctactttgagattccttcgggtatgatagaaaaactgctagctaatccttttgcacgagacggaacaatgcatcctgatgagcacctaatatatgtggatgaagtttgtggattatttaagcttgcaggtgtgcccggtgatgttattaagaagaaggtcttccctttatctttgaagggagatgcattgacatggtataggctatgtgatgatatgggatcatggaactacaaacgattgaaattggaatttcatcagaaattttatcctatgcatcttgttcattgtgatcgcaattatatatataatttttggcctcgcgaaggagaaagcatcgctcaagcttgggggaggcttaaatcaatgttatattcatgccccaatcgtgagctctcaagagaaatgattatttaaaaaaattatgctcagctttctgataacaatcgcaccatgctcgatacttcttgtgctggctcttttatgatgaaaactattgaatttaaatgggatttattggaaataattaaacgcaactctgaagattgggacctcgacaaaggtaaggagtcaggtatgacacctaagtttgattgtgttaaatcttttatggataccgatgttttccgtaagtttagcactaaatatggacttgactctgagatagtagcttccttttgtgaatcttttgctactcatgttgatctccctaaagagaagtggtttaaatatcatcctcccatagaagtaaaagtagttgcacctattaaagttgaagaaaagactatcacttataatgatcctattgttcctactgcttatgttgagaaaccaccttttcctgttaggataaaggatcatgctaaagcttcaactgtggttcgtaaaagcaatattagaacttatacacctcctgagcaagttatagttgaacctaatattgctattgttaaagatctcttgtctgataatattgatgggcatgttattcatttccgtggtgaaactgctagaattgccaaaccttgtgctaaagataaacatagacccgtggtaggcatgcctgttatttctgttaaaataggagatcattgttatcatgtcttatgcgatatgggtgccagtgctagtgctacacctcatgacttatacaaagaaattatgcatgaaattgcacctgctgagatagaagatattgatgttaccatcaagcttgccaatagagataccatatcacccattggaattgttagagatgttgaagtcttgtgtgggaaaactatatatcctgctaattttcttgttcttggttccccacaagatagcttttgtcccattatttttggtagacccttcttgaacacagttaatgctaagatagattgcgaaaaggatgttgttacaattggtctaggtgatatgtctcatgagtttaacttttctaaatttcatagacaacaccgtgaagaggaattgcctagtaaagatgaaattgttggtcttgcttctattgtcgtacctcctagtgatcctttagaacaatatttgctagaccatgaaaatgatatgtttatgaatgaaagaagggaaatagatgaagtattctttaaacaggaacccatcctaaaacacaatttgcctgttgaaatcctaggggatccccctccacccaagggtgatcccgtgtttgagcttaaaccattgcctgatactcttaaatatgcatatcttgatgagaaaaagatatatcctgttattattagtgctaacctttcagagcatgaagaagagagattattgaaaactctgaagaagcaccgcgctgctattggatatactcttgatgatcttaagggcattagtcccactctatgccaacacaaaataaatttggagaaagatgccaaaccagtttgtgaccACCAACGACGGcttaatcctaaaatgaaagaggtggtaagaaaggaaatactaaagctcctgaggcaggtataatttatcccgttgctgatagtcagtgggtaagtcctgtccattgtgtccctaagaagggaggtattactgtcgttcctaatgataaagatgagttgatcccgcaaagaattattacaggttataggatggtaattgatttccgcaaattaaataaggctactaaaaaggatcattaccccttaccttttatcgatcaaatggtagaaagattatccaaacatacacatttttgctttctagatggttattctggtttctctcaaatacctgtgtcagccgatgatcaatcaaagaccactttcacttgcccttttggtacttttgcttatagacgtatgcgttttggtttatgtaatgcacctgctacctttcaaagatgcatgatggctatattccctgacttctgtgaaaatatttgtgaggttttcatggacgatttctccgtttatggatcctcttttgatgattgcttgagcaaccttgatcgagttttgcagagatgtgaagaaactaatcttgtcttgaattgggaaaagtgccactttatggttaatgaaggtattgtattggggcataaagtttctgaaagaggtattgaggttgataaagccaaggttgatgctattgaaaagatgccatgtcccaaggacatcaaaggtataagaagtttccttggtcacgccggtttttataggaggttcattaaggacttctcaaaaatttctcggcctctgactaatttattacaaaaagatataccatttatcttcgatgatgattgtgtagaagcatttgaaatacttaagaaagcattgatctccgcacctattgtccaaccacctgattggaatttacttttgaaattatgtgtgatgctagtgattatgctataggtgctgttctagggcaaagatttgataagaaattaaatgttattcaatatgctagtaaaactctagacaatgctcagagaaattatgctactactgaaaaagacttcttagcagttgtatttgcttgtgataagttcagaccttatattgttgattctaaagtaactattcacactgatcatgctgctattaaatatcttatggaaaagaaagatgctaaacctagacttattagacgggttctcttgctacaagaatttgatttgcatattactgatagaaagggagctgagaaccccgttgcagacaacttgtctaggttggaaaatgttcttgatgacccactacctattgatgatagctttcctgatgaacaattaaatgtcataaatacttctcgtactgctccatggtatgctgattatgctaactatattgttgctaaatttataccacctagtttcacataccagcaaaagaaaaagtttttctatgatttgagacattacttttgggatgacccacatatttataaagaaggagtagatggtgttattagacgttgtgtacctgagcatgaacaggaacagatcctacgcaagtgtcactccgaagcttatggagacaccacgctggagacagaactgcacataaggtattgcaatccggtttttattggcctactctcttcaaggatgcccgtaagtttgtcttatcttgtgatgaatgtcaaagaattggtaatattagtagacgtcaagaaatgcctatgaactattcacttgttattgaaccatttgatgtttggggctttgattatatgggaccttttcctgcctctaatggatacacacatattttagttgctgttgattacgttactaagtgggtagaagctattccaactagtagtgctgatcataacacctctattaagatgcttaaagaagttatatttccgaggtttggagtccctggatatctaatgactgatggtggttcacattttattcatggtgcttttcgcaaAATGCttgctcaagggtcattaagagtgagctcatcaaactcactgaGTCTCATGCTAAACTTAAAGCTTcgtattcaaaagagcttgccaagttgtcttctcctcttgttgttaatgatgatgcttgtgctactaactctatctcttatgaagcatccatattgaaggagattgttgagctaagggctcaacttgagttgctatctagcaattatgggatgttggaagaaaatcatgtaaatctcacaagctctcatgatgatcttctagtatcccataatgtgctaaagatagctcatgaggccatgcttgctaaggtaa
Protein-coding regions in this window:
- the LOC123164899 gene encoding transcription factor MAMYB; translated protein: MEFIDDDWDSQPRARVVHSRADAAANSSSPTANPASRSLPHVAACAAAAVLLLAAAYSLDSAYQVFASILVWIASSLLLAPFAPSSATGGDISVGRGSLLPDQEPSQEPTPDPIAPSRRGRRQNAAPPPPKSSDPVAPPVQPPPRRQEAMGAGTAVLDGVEREEVGEWTDQEMELLRRQMLKHPAGEPQRWEKIATVFGGRRTPESVIRAAKSGGAAAAGGSFEQFLRKRKPLDPRAGAADADTGGNAGGGDGGWSAGEDRSLLNALKEFPKDTAMRWEKVAAAVPGKTKAGCMKRVTELKRDFRSSKEP